A genomic stretch from Streptomyces venezuelae ATCC 10712 includes:
- a CDS encoding GNAT family N-acetyltransferase encodes MDVAPLLPLTTARLSLRLFTPGDADDLYAYQGLPSVARYLYRPAHTRERSEQVAAERAAQSAWRADGDKLALAVCRRDEPGVLGEVSLALADARAAQAEIGWTLDPRHQGHGYATEAAAALAAFAFDTLGVHRLYARLDVENTGSVRVCERLGMRREAHLIENDLDGDRWGSEYIYAALAADIAGRSDG; translated from the coding sequence GTGGACGTCGCCCCGCTGCTGCCGTTGACCACGGCCCGGTTGTCGCTGCGTCTGTTCACGCCCGGCGACGCCGACGACCTGTACGCCTATCAGGGCCTGCCGAGCGTGGCGCGCTACTTGTACCGGCCGGCGCACACGCGGGAGCGCAGCGAGCAGGTCGCCGCCGAGCGCGCGGCGCAGTCGGCCTGGCGCGCCGACGGGGACAAGCTCGCGCTCGCCGTCTGCCGACGCGATGAACCCGGCGTCCTCGGCGAGGTGAGCCTCGCCCTGGCCGATGCCCGCGCCGCCCAGGCCGAGATCGGCTGGACTCTCGACCCACGTCACCAGGGGCATGGCTACGCGACGGAGGCGGCCGCGGCGCTGGCCGCGTTCGCCTTCGACACGCTGGGCGTGCACCGGCTCTACGCACGGCTGGACGTGGAGAACACCGGCTCCGTGCGGGTCTGCGAGCGCCTCGGAATGCGCCGGGAGGCGCACCTGATCGAGAACGACCTCGACGGGGATCGCTGGGGCAGCGAGTACATCTACGCGGCGCTGGCCGCGGACATCGCCGGCCGATCGGACGGCTGA
- a CDS encoding CsbD family protein codes for MRKSGAQKGKGKIKEVAGKATGDTRLEAEGKTDQMAAKAREGIERVHESARRAREETERGTS; via the coding sequence ATGCGCAAGAGCGGCGCACAGAAGGGCAAGGGCAAGATCAAGGAGGTCGCGGGCAAGGCGACCGGGGACACGCGTCTGGAGGCGGAGGGAAAGACCGACCAGATGGCCGCCAAGGCCCGCGAGGGCATCGAAAGGGTGCACGAGAGCGCCCGACGGGCACGCGAGGAGACCGAGCGCGGCACGTCCTGA
- a CDS encoding type 1 glutamine amidotransferase domain-containing protein: protein MTLDGISVLVLTTNYGTEQDELNKPVEVLREAGARVTVAAQKREPVETLVSDRRPGEAVEPDTTLSDAAAEEYDAVVVPGGTVNADTLRTDGDARRLLSAFADAGKPVAAICHGPWLLVDTGLARGRELTSYPSLRPDLENAGARWVDREVVVDTTGGHPLITSRKPDDLEAFSGAVVRTLEGRAG from the coding sequence GTGACACTCGACGGAATCAGCGTCCTCGTGCTCACCACGAACTACGGGACCGAGCAGGACGAGCTGAACAAGCCGGTGGAGGTACTGCGCGAGGCCGGAGCCCGCGTCACGGTGGCCGCGCAGAAGCGCGAGCCCGTCGAGACGCTGGTCTCGGACCGGCGGCCCGGGGAGGCCGTCGAACCGGACACGACCCTGTCCGATGCCGCCGCGGAGGAGTACGACGCCGTGGTCGTCCCGGGCGGCACCGTGAACGCCGACACGCTGCGCACGGACGGGGACGCCCGGCGTCTGCTGTCCGCGTTCGCCGACGCGGGCAAGCCGGTGGCGGCGATCTGCCACGGCCCGTGGCTGCTCGTGGACACCGGTCTCGCGCGTGGCCGTGAGCTCACCTCCTACCCCTCGCTCCGCCCGGACCTCGAGAACGCGGGAGCCCGTTGGGTGGACCGCGAGGTCGTCGTGGACACGACGGGCGGCCACCCGCTGATCACCTCCCGCAAGCCTGACGACCTGGAGGCGTTCTCCGGGGCGGTCGTCCGCACCCTTGAGGGCCGGGCGGGCTGA